A genome region from Brassica oleracea var. oleracea cultivar TO1000 chromosome C2, BOL, whole genome shotgun sequence includes the following:
- the LOC106325926 gene encoding transcription factor MYB86-like — MRRHSCCYKQKLRKGLWSPEEDEKLLNYITRHGHGCWSSVPKLAGLQRCGKSCRLRWINYLRPDLKRGAFSQDEESLIIELHAALGNRWSQIATRLPGRTDNEIKNFWNSCLKKKLRIKGIDPTTHKPLVSDLQTLNVIDQKLTSSTTSEVSKSTGLITNDHDRSMVISSQLGPSWFPEIKTTANQNVAFCFSSITTTPTVLDQMTSNFNPVPNNWELNYCRNTVPSQRNSIYNAFYGNHFTEASQIMNNNNNHVMDPHYHQDMKSWPSEILHYTEHNQSSETGLKAEVKPDIANYYLGSSSSSSSSLNESAARLLHNAEVDLYGTNLQKLNNMAFHQSL; from the exons ATGAGAAGACATTCCTGTTGTTATAAGCAAAAGCTTAGAAAAGGACTTTGGTCTCCTGAAGAAGATGAGAAACTTCTCAATTACATAACTAGACATGGTCATGGCTGTTGGAGTTCTGTCCCCAAACTCGCAG GTTTACAGAGATGTGGAAAGAGTTGTAGGCTTAGGTGGATAAATTATTTGAGACCAGACTTAAAGAGGGGAGCATTCTCTCAAGACGAAGAGAGCTTGATTATTGAGCTCCATGCTGCGTTAGGGAACAG ATGGTCTCAGATTGCAACTAGGTTACCAGGAAGAACAGACAACGAGATCAAAAACTTTTGGAACTCATGTCTTAAGAAGAAGCTGAGAATAAAAGGCATTGACCCAACAACACATAAACCCTTAGTAAGCGACCTCCAAACTCTTAACGTCATAGATCAGAAGCTGACGTCATCAACTACTTCAGAAGTATCAAAGTCAACGGGTTTGATAACAAACGACCATGATCGATCGATGGTCATCTCATCACAACTAGGTCCGTCTTGGTTCCCGGAGATCAAGACGACGGCTAATCAAAACGTTGCGTTTTGCTTCAGTTCAATTACTACTACACCAACAGTTTTAGACCAGATGACTTCAAACTTCAACCCTGTTCCAAACAATTGGGAGCTCAACTACTGCAGAAACACAGTTCCATCTCAGAGAAACAGTATTTATAATGCTTTCTATGGTAATCATTTCACAGAAGCTAGTCAAATCATGAATAATAATAATAATCATGTAATGGATCCTCATTATCATCAAGACATGAAGTCATGGCCATCAGAAATTCTTCATTACACAGAACATAACCAAAGCTCAGAAACTGGTTTAAAAGCAGAGGTGAAGCCAGACATTGCCAATTACTACTTGGGATCATCATCATCATCATCGTCATCACTAAACGAAAGCGCTGCGAGATTACTGCATAATGCTGAGGTTGATTTGTACGGTACAAACCTTCAGAAGCTTAATAACATGGCGTTTCATCAGAGCCTTTAG